The DNA window CCCAATGCCTGGAAGTGATTATTATACAATTAGTGTTAGAGCTTGGCTTAATGAACCTGATCGGAAAGTTATCGTTTTAAGATATCCTCAATTTAATCAACAGTTTAAAGAGGCGTTTTTAAAAAATGTAGAAAAATATGGTCACGGTAAGTATAGAACATCTTTCTTTAAAAATAATGACACAGATTTTTATTGTTCTAAATTTGTTTGGTTTTTATTTTCAAAAACTGCTCAAGACTTAGGTTATAATTTAGACTTAGATTCTAACAACGGCCCTATTGTTTTTCCATATGATTTCTTAAATTCAAAAAATTTAAAACAAG is part of the Cetobacterium somerae ATCC BAA-474 genome and encodes:
- a CDS encoding YiiX/YebB-like N1pC/P60 family cysteine hydrolase — its product is MNCKFIKKMFFFIFLLLMIIGCSSNPYKWESTQVAINNSYKLQTGDIIIKDKLITDPISWLGHSSVMISDTHIGDFPMPGSDYYTISVRAWLNEPDRKVIVLRYPQFNQQFKEAFLKNVEKYGHGKYRTSFFKNNDTDFYCSKFVWFLFSKTAQDLGYNLDLDSNNGPIVFPYDFLNSKNLKQVIL